A portion of the Pleuronectes platessa chromosome 15, fPlePla1.1, whole genome shotgun sequence genome contains these proteins:
- the dlat gene encoding dihydrolipoyllysine-residue acetyltransferase component of pyruvate dehydrogenase complex, mitochondrial, which produces MLRLILRLRPSSGLPCPRALPTGPAALGSRSAPGTGGLRRLHRGAAYRAASLSSGLGHRAMVLRCPPLSGSYQAKRFYCLPPHQKVELPALSPTMQTGTIARWEKKEGEKISEGELIAEVETDKATVGFEMLEECYLAKILVAEGTRDVLVGSVICITVEDPDLIPAFKDVTLDSLKAAGATPSPAASAPPPPAAAAPPAAPGSSYPTHMKVTLPALSPTMTMGTVQRWEKKVGEKLSEGDLLAEIETDKATIGFEVQEEGYLAKIMVKEGTRDVPLGMPLCIIVEKESDIAAFKDYVETGVAEVSTPPPAPAPAAAPVIAAATPAAAAPAASRKGRVFASPLARKLASEKGIDLAQVGGSGPDGRVTRKDIESFVPPKPAPVEAAAPIPAAAAAAPAPAAAPMSPAGTFTDVPISNIRKVIAQRLMQSKQTIPHYYLSVDVNMDQVIELRKELNVEVHAQNIKLSVNDFIIKASALACLKVPECNSSWMDTVIRQNHVVDVSVAVSTANGLITPIVFNAHTKGLASICSDVSALAAKAREGKLQPHEFQGGTFTISNLGMFGVKNFSAIINPPQACILAVGGSEKRLMPADNEKGFDVASMMSVTLSCDHRVVDGAVGAQWLAEFRKFLERPVTMLL; this is translated from the exons ATGCTCCGTCTCATCCTGCGGCTCCGGCCGTCCTCCGGGCTGCCATGTCCCCGTGCCCTCCCCACCGGGCCTGCTGCGCTCGGCTCCCGCTCCGCGCCCGGAACCGGAGGTCTGCGGCGGCTCCACCGTGGAGCAGCGTACCGGGCCGCCTCCCTGAGCTCCGGCCTCGGCCACAGAGCGATGGTGCTGCGGTGTCCCCCGCTGTCAGGCTCCTATCAGGCCAAGAGGTTCTACTGCCTCCCGCCCCACCAGAAG GTGGAGCTCCCTGCGCTGTCACCCACCATGCAGACCGGAACGATCGCTCGCtgggagaagaaggagggagaaaaaatCAGCGAGGGCGAACTCATAGCTGAG GTGGAGACTGACAAGGCCACTGTGGGCTTTGAGATGCTGGAGGAGTGCTATCTGGCAAAGATCCTGGTGGCTGAGGGGACCAGAGATGTTCTTGTTGGTTCAGTAATCTGCATCACGGTTGAGGA CCCTGACCTCATCCCAGCCTTTAAGGACGTAACGTTGGACTCACTTAAAGCAGCCGGTGCCACTCCTTCCCCAGCTGCCTcggctccacctcctcctgctgctgccgctcctcctgcagcccccGGCAGCTCGTATCCCACACACATGAAG GTCACACTCCCCGCCCTCTCTCCCACCATGACGATGGGAACAGTGCAGCGCTGGGAGAAGAAGGTCGGAGAGAAGCTGAGTGAAGGAGATCTGCTGGCTGAGATCGAGACTGACAAGGCGACCATTG gctttgaggtgcaggaggagggatATTTGGCCAAAATAATGGTGAAAGAGGGAACTCGGGACGTACCCCTGGGAATGCCACTCTGCATCATTGTAGAGAAAGAAAGCGACATCGCTGCCTTCAAGGATTACGTAGAAACTGGAGTGGCAGAGGTTTCCACACCCCCCCCAGCTCCAGCGCCC gcggCAGCTCCAGTAATTGCAGCAGCCACTCCTGCAGCCGCTGCCCCAGCAGCCTCCAGGAAGGGGCGTGTGTTCGCCAGCCCGCTCGCCAGGAAACTGGCCTCTGAGAAAGGAATTGACCTGGCACAGGTCGGCG GTTCTGGTCCTGATGGACGTGTAACCAGGAAAGACATTGAGAGTTTTGTTCCACCAAAGCCTGCACCT GTTGAAGCTGCTGCTCCTATTCCagccgctgccgctgccgctcctgctcctgctgctgctcctatgTCCCCAGCTGGAACCTTCACAGACGTCCCCATCAGCAACATCCGAAAG GTCATTGCTCAGAGGTTGATGCAGTCCAAGCAAACCATCCCACACTATTATCTGTCTGTAGACGTCAACATGGACCAAGTGATCGAGCTTCGGAAAGAGCTCAATGTT GAAGTACACGCCCAGAATATCAAACTTAGTGTGAATGACTTCATCATCAAAGCCAGCGCTCTGGCCTGCCTCAAGGTTCCAGAGTGTAACTCCTCCTGGATGGACACAGTCATTCGCCA GAACCATGTGGTGGACGTGAGTGTAGCAGTGAGCACAGCCAATGGTCTGATCACACCAATCGTGTTTAACGCCCACACCAAAGGACTGGCCTCCATCTGCTCCGATGTTTCTGCCCTTGCTGCCAAAGCCAGAGAAGGCAAACTGCAGCCACACGAGTTCCAG GGAGGCACGTTCACAATCTCTAACTTGGGGATGTTCGGTGTAAAGAACTTCTCAGCGATAATCAACCCTCCTCAGGCCTGTATCCTCGCTGTGGGAGGCTCAGAGAAACGATTGATGCCTGCTGATAACGAGAAAGG GTTCGACGTAGCCAGCATGATGTCAGTGACACTGAGCTGTGACCACCGGGTGGTGGACGGTGCAGTCGGCGCTCAGTGGCTCGCAGAGTTCCGCAAGTTCCTGGAGAGACCTGTCACCATGCTGTTGTGA